The following are from one region of the Paenibacillus sabinae T27 genome:
- a CDS encoding SDR family NAD(P)-dependent oxidoreductase, with protein sequence MDLGLKGKKAIVTGGSKGIGLATAILLASEGAEVAIVARTLEPLNAAAQRIQEETGKEPLVIEADISSEEGARRAVETAGAHFGGVDILINNAGTSAAKPFEEVDAESWDADLDLKLLGAVHCARAAIPYMRGAGGGAIVNVTAVKGKAPSASSLPTSVSRAAGLALTKAMSKDLGGAGIRVNAVCIGLIRSDQIERKWKQSAPEKSWEEFSADPQHGIPLGRIGEAEEAAKVIAFLVSDSASYVTGTSVNIDGGSSAVL encoded by the coding sequence GCGAGTGAAGGCGCAGAGGTGGCCATCGTCGCCCGCACGCTGGAGCCGCTGAACGCAGCCGCGCAGCGGATTCAGGAAGAGACGGGAAAGGAGCCGCTGGTCATCGAGGCCGACATCTCGTCGGAGGAGGGCGCACGGCGGGCGGTCGAGACGGCCGGAGCGCATTTTGGAGGCGTCGATATACTTATCAATAATGCCGGGACCTCAGCGGCCAAGCCGTTCGAGGAAGTGGACGCCGAATCATGGGACGCCGACCTTGACCTGAAGCTGCTGGGCGCAGTTCACTGCGCGCGGGCGGCGATCCCGTATATGCGCGGGGCGGGCGGCGGCGCGATCGTCAATGTCACGGCGGTGAAAGGCAAGGCTCCGTCCGCATCTTCTCTGCCTACGTCGGTCAGCCGGGCCGCAGGGCTCGCGCTGACCAAAGCGATGAGCAAGGATTTGGGCGGAGCGGGCATTCGCGTCAACGCGGTATGCATCGGCCTTATCCGCAGCGACCAGATCGAGCGGAAGTGGAAGCAATCTGCTCCAGAGAAGAGCTGGGAGGAGTTCTCGGCCGACCCGCAGCACGGCATTCCGCTGGGAAGAATCGGCGAGGCGGAAGAAGCGGCCAAGGTGATCGCGTTCCTCGTATCCGATTCGGCTTCCTATGTAACCGGAACGTCCGTCAATATCGACGGCGGCTCTTCGGCAGTGCTGTAA
- the alaS gene encoding alanine--tRNA ligase, whose protein sequence is MKASEIRSKWLEFFAGKGHKIEPSASLVPHNDPSLLWINAGMAPLKAYFDGRVKPENPRLANSQKCIRTNDIENVGKTRRHHTFFEMLGNFSIGDYFKEEAITWAWEFLTGKDWIGFDPDRLSVTVYPEDEEAFKFWNEKIGLPAERIIKLEDNFWDIGEGPCGPCTEIFYDRGEAYGSDMSDPEMYPGGENERYLEVWNLVFSQFNHNKDGSYTPLPNKNIDTGAGLERFASILQDVDSNFDTDLFQPIIQSTAKLAGVNYKDNLEQDIALKVIADHIRTVAFAVGDGVLPSNEGRGYIIRRLLRRAVRYGKTLGLDRPFMYELTSVVGDIMGVYYPTVVENREYIAKIIRTEEERFHETLSDGLAILGEISDRAKAEGVDTISGADAFKLYDTYGFPFDLTEDYAAEQGLKVDREGFDAAMQEQRDRARAARHDSGSMKVQGGALSELTVKSEFVGYNDLVAETKIAAILVGDELVDTAGEGAEAQVILESTPFYAESGGQVSDHGVLTGGAVTAKVNGLFKAPRGQHVHLVTVESGELKVGDTVRAEVNRTEREDVVKNHTATHLLHKALKEVLGSHVNQAGSLVEGQRLRFDFSHFGAITPEELTEIEHKVNEQIWRALDVIIENKPIDEAKAMGAMALFGEKYGDIVRVVQVGDYSLELCGGCHVSNTSQIGIFKLVSESGIGSGVRRIEAVTGRYAYQYTESQLDVLKQAAALLKSSLPDVPKRIEALSGQVRELARENESLQSKLSAAAAAELTSSVKTVGSGVQVLTAAVQAGSMDALRSMADELKVKLPEAIIVLGASMDDKVNFVVAVPQALVKQGYHAGKLVKEVAALCGGGGGGRPDMAQAGGKDASKLAAALAKAEELVAAQG, encoded by the coding sequence ATGAAAGCTAGTGAAATCCGTTCCAAATGGCTGGAATTTTTTGCGGGAAAAGGTCATAAAATCGAGCCCAGCGCGTCTCTGGTTCCTCATAACGACCCTTCGCTTTTGTGGATTAACGCAGGGATGGCGCCGCTTAAAGCTTATTTTGACGGCCGGGTGAAGCCGGAGAATCCGCGTCTTGCGAACTCGCAGAAGTGTATCCGCACCAATGACATCGAGAACGTCGGCAAGACACGCCGGCACCATACGTTTTTTGAAATGCTGGGCAACTTCTCCATTGGCGACTATTTTAAGGAAGAAGCGATTACATGGGCCTGGGAGTTCCTGACGGGCAAGGATTGGATCGGCTTCGATCCGGACCGCTTGTCGGTTACTGTATACCCAGAGGATGAAGAAGCGTTCAAGTTCTGGAATGAAAAAATCGGGCTGCCCGCAGAGCGCATCATCAAGCTGGAGGACAACTTCTGGGATATCGGCGAAGGGCCATGCGGACCCTGTACGGAAATTTTCTACGACCGCGGCGAAGCCTACGGCAGCGACATGTCGGACCCTGAAATGTACCCGGGCGGCGAGAATGAACGCTACCTGGAAGTGTGGAATCTGGTGTTCTCGCAGTTCAACCATAATAAAGACGGCAGCTATACACCGCTTCCAAACAAGAACATCGATACCGGCGCGGGTCTGGAGCGTTTCGCTTCCATCCTCCAGGATGTGGATTCGAACTTCGACACCGACCTGTTCCAGCCGATCATTCAATCAACGGCCAAGCTTGCCGGCGTAAACTACAAGGACAATCTGGAGCAGGATATCGCGCTGAAGGTCATCGCCGACCATATCCGTACCGTTGCTTTCGCTGTAGGCGACGGTGTACTGCCTTCCAATGAAGGACGCGGCTACATTATCCGCCGTCTGCTGCGCCGTGCGGTTCGTTACGGCAAGACGCTGGGCCTGGACCGTCCGTTCATGTACGAGCTGACAAGCGTTGTGGGCGACATCATGGGCGTCTACTACCCAACCGTTGTAGAGAACCGCGAATATATCGCCAAAATCATCCGCACGGAAGAAGAACGCTTCCATGAAACGCTGTCCGACGGCCTGGCCATCCTGGGCGAAATCAGCGACCGGGCAAAGGCGGAAGGCGTGGACACGATCAGCGGTGCGGATGCGTTCAAGCTGTATGACACGTATGGCTTCCCGTTCGACCTGACGGAAGACTATGCAGCCGAGCAGGGGCTGAAGGTCGACCGCGAAGGGTTCGACGCGGCGATGCAGGAGCAGCGCGACCGGGCAAGAGCTGCCCGTCACGACAGCGGCAGCATGAAGGTGCAGGGCGGCGCGTTGTCCGAATTGACGGTTAAAAGCGAATTTGTTGGATATAATGACCTCGTAGCCGAAACGAAAATCGCCGCCATCCTGGTTGGGGACGAGCTGGTGGACACCGCAGGTGAGGGCGCTGAAGCGCAGGTTATTCTGGAGTCCACTCCGTTCTACGCCGAAAGCGGCGGTCAAGTAAGCGACCACGGCGTGCTGACGGGCGGTGCGGTTACAGCGAAGGTCAACGGGCTCTTCAAGGCGCCCCGCGGCCAGCATGTCCATCTGGTGACCGTGGAGTCCGGTGAGCTGAAAGTGGGAGATACGGTCCGCGCCGAAGTGAACCGGACGGAACGCGAAGATGTGGTGAAGAACCACACGGCTACTCACCTGCTGCATAAAGCGCTGAAGGAAGTGCTTGGCAGCCATGTCAATCAGGCGGGCTCGCTCGTGGAAGGGCAGCGCCTGCGGTTCGACTTCTCGCATTTCGGCGCGATTACACCGGAAGAGCTGACGGAAATTGAGCATAAGGTCAATGAGCAAATCTGGCGTGCCCTGGACGTCATCATCGAAAACAAACCGATCGACGAAGCCAAAGCGATGGGCGCAATGGCGCTCTTCGGCGAAAAATACGGCGATATCGTCCGCGTGGTGCAGGTCGGCGATTACAGCCTTGAGCTGTGCGGCGGCTGTCATGTAAGCAACACATCGCAGATCGGCATCTTCAAGCTCGTCAGCGAGAGCGGCATCGGCTCCGGCGTGCGCCGGATCGAGGCTGTGACCGGCCGTTACGCTTACCAGTACACGGAGAGCCAGCTCGACGTGCTGAAGCAGGCTGCCGCGCTGCTGAAATCGTCGCTGCCGGATGTGCCGAAGCGGATCGAGGCTTTGAGCGGCCAGGTGCGAGAGCTTGCACGCGAGAACGAGTCGCTGCAATCGAAGCTCAGCGCGGCTGCGGCTGCCGAGCTGACGAGCAGCGTGAAGACGGTCGGCAGCGGCGTTCAGGTGCTGACGGCTGCCGTGCAGGCCGGCAGTATGGATGCGCTGCGCTCCATGGCCGACGAGCTGAAAGTGAAGCTGCCAGAGGCGATCATCGTGCTGGGCGCTTCCATGGACGACAAAGTGAACTTTGTTGTGGCCGTGCCGCAGGCGCTGGTGAAGCAAGGCTACCATGCCGGCAAGCTGGTGAAGGAAGTCGCCGCCTTATGCGGCGGAGGCGGAGGCGGCCGTCCGGACATGGCGCAGGCCGGCGGCAAGGACGCCTCCAAGCTGGCTGCCGCGCTGGCGAAGGCCGAAGAGCTGGTAGCGGCTCAGGGCTAG
- a CDS encoding IreB family regulatory phosphoprotein, with translation MDSMDKTVKFNVKGDEKEASPREILLTVHNALLEKDYNPINQIVGYLLSGDPAYIPRHNNARSLVRRKERDELIEELVRFYLANQPVDKVK, from the coding sequence ATGGACTCCATGGACAAAACGGTCAAATTCAATGTGAAGGGCGACGAGAAAGAGGCATCTCCCCGGGAGATTCTGCTCACCGTCCACAACGCCCTGTTGGAGAAGGATTATAATCCGATCAACCAGATTGTAGGGTATCTTCTTTCCGGTGATCCGGCTTATATTCCGCGCCACAACAATGCGAGAAGTTTGGTCCGGAGGAAAGAACGTGACGAGCTGATTGAAGAGCTGGTCCGGTTCTACCTTGCCAATCAGCCGGTGGATAAGGTCAAATGA
- the ruvX gene encoding Holliday junction resolvase RuvX: protein MRKLGLDYGDRRIGAAVSDAFGWTAQGLETIERRRDGSELERIRHLIEEYEVSEVVVGLPKNMNGTVGPRGEICIEFANALREKLNLPVHLWDERLTTVSAERVLIEGDVSRKKRKGIVDKMAAVLILQNYLDANSKR, encoded by the coding sequence ATGAGGAAGCTCGGTCTGGATTACGGAGACCGCCGGATCGGCGCGGCCGTAAGCGATGCTTTTGGCTGGACCGCTCAGGGACTGGAGACCATCGAGCGCCGCCGGGACGGGAGCGAGCTGGAGCGAATTCGTCACCTGATCGAGGAGTATGAAGTGTCCGAGGTTGTGGTCGGCCTGCCCAAGAATATGAATGGCACAGTAGGCCCTCGCGGCGAGATCTGCATTGAATTCGCAAACGCGCTGCGGGAGAAGCTGAACTTGCCCGTACACCTTTGGGATGAGCGTCTGACAACGGTATCCGCGGAGCGGGTGCTGATTGAAGGCGATGTCAGCCGTAAGAAGCGCAAAGGAATTGTGGATAAAATGGCCGCAGTTCTGATTTTGCAAAATTATTTGGATGCTAACAGTAAAAGGTGA
- a CDS encoding DUF1292 domain-containing protein, protein MANEQIGMEEEPEIIYIPDDEGNEEEFEVIMKFEVDGSDSKYMMVVPLDSEDDEADEVYAFRYEEDGDDLQLFMIEDDEEWAIVEETFNTLVDELDGGAEND, encoded by the coding sequence ATGGCAAACGAGCAGATCGGCATGGAAGAGGAACCGGAAATTATTTATATTCCCGATGATGAAGGCAACGAAGAGGAATTCGAGGTTATTATGAAGTTCGAGGTTGACGGCTCCGATTCCAAGTACATGATGGTCGTCCCGCTCGATTCCGAGGACGATGAAGCCGATGAGGTATACGCATTCCGTTATGAAGAGGACGGAGACGATCTGCAGTTGTTCATGATCGAGGACGACGAGGAGTGGGCGATTGTCGAAGAAACCTTCAACACGCTGGTTGACGAGCTGGACGGAGGAGCGGAGAATGACTGA
- a CDS encoding DUF1292 domain-containing protein yields the protein MTEYSADQVKWTSRLKEAFGETVELEDENGTASVYEIIAEFEVQGRGYAVLKESDKDGEPEILRMLVSPDGLPELESIEDDDEWEDVSELYDELTFPDDEV from the coding sequence ATGACTGAGTACTCTGCCGACCAGGTGAAATGGACCTCCAGGCTGAAAGAAGCTTTTGGAGAAACCGTGGAACTGGAAGACGAGAACGGCACAGCCTCCGTATACGAGATCATCGCCGAATTTGAAGTGCAGGGCCGCGGATATGCGGTGCTGAAAGAGTCGGACAAGGACGGGGAGCCGGAAATTCTGCGCATGCTCGTTTCCCCGGATGGCCTTCCGGAGCTGGAAAGTATTGAAGACGACGACGAATGGGAAGATGTCTCGGAGCTATACGACGAGCTGACTTTTCCGGACGACGAAGTGTAA
- the mltG gene encoding endolytic transglycosylase MltG — MKSAIRNLLIVLLLLIIAAGGGIWYVWNGMKPVEPSGSAVTFTVQKGMGSSEIANLLEKHGIIRSALLFKGYLKWTNEGSQFKAGTYSAAPGATYDNLISRLNAGDVVKKETVVFTIPEGYTAEQIADRLAQAWGKEASVFLSLMDKGEGLKEMEVLGVPPDQDLRHRLEGYLFPETYELVKGSTPQQIVEKLMDELQKKLDSIPDWQTRLKERGMTLHELLTVASLVEREVVVDSERPLVAGVIYNRLKKGQKLEIDATVQYLLGRQKERLLYKDLEIKSPYNTYRNTGLPPGPICNPGLASIKAALAPEASDYYFYVTKKDGTHTHLFAKTYKEHLANVKKSQQGAKETSS; from the coding sequence TTGAAATCCGCCATTCGCAATCTGTTGATTGTCCTGCTGCTGTTGATCATTGCGGCGGGGGGAGGAATCTGGTACGTATGGAACGGCATGAAGCCGGTTGAGCCTTCTGGCTCCGCAGTAACCTTTACGGTACAAAAAGGAATGGGCAGCTCGGAAATTGCCAACCTTTTGGAGAAGCACGGCATTATCCGCAGCGCTCTTTTATTTAAAGGCTATTTGAAATGGACCAATGAAGGCTCGCAGTTCAAGGCGGGAACCTACAGCGCCGCGCCTGGCGCAACGTATGACAATCTGATTTCCCGGCTGAATGCAGGAGACGTGGTAAAAAAGGAAACGGTCGTGTTCACCATCCCGGAAGGCTATACGGCGGAGCAGATTGCGGACAGGCTGGCTCAGGCGTGGGGCAAGGAAGCATCGGTCTTTTTGTCGCTGATGGACAAGGGGGAGGGCCTTAAGGAGATGGAGGTTCTCGGCGTTCCGCCGGATCAGGATTTGCGTCACCGGCTGGAGGGTTATCTGTTTCCGGAGACGTATGAGCTGGTCAAGGGCAGCACCCCGCAGCAGATTGTCGAGAAGCTGATGGACGAGCTGCAAAAGAAGCTCGATAGTATTCCGGATTGGCAGACCCGGCTTAAAGAACGCGGAATGACTCTGCACGAGCTGCTGACCGTCGCTTCGCTTGTGGAGCGTGAGGTCGTTGTGGACAGCGAGCGGCCGCTTGTGGCCGGCGTGATCTATAACAGGCTGAAGAAGGGGCAAAAGCTGGAGATCGACGCGACTGTCCAGTATTTGCTGGGCCGCCAGAAGGAAAGATTGTTGTATAAAGACCTGGAAATCAAGAGTCCGTACAATACGTACCGGAATACTGGGCTGCCGCCAGGACCGATCTGCAACCCCGGATTAGCCTCGATCAAAGCGGCGCTTGCGCCGGAGGCTTCGGATTATTATTTCTATGTCACGAAAAAAGATGGAACGCACACCCATCTGTTCGCCAAGACGTACAAGGAACATTTGGCCAATGTGAAAAAAAGCCAGCAGGGAGCGAAGGAAACGTCCTCATAA
- a CDS encoding peptidase U32 family protein, whose amino-acid sequence MKSKPELLATAASLAEAAALLDAGADALLIGDDRFGMRLAGHFSLEDTAAAVELAHARGCKIYSGLGGLMPNRLLDELPAYIKAIAEIGVDAAEFGDPAVLAAVRHEAPGFKLHWNAEMTSTNFATSNYWGRKGASRVVLARELNMDEITEMVPKLEVEAQVQVHGMTNIYHSKRKLVESYMAHQGRPITGGSLGKERGLFLIEAERPDEKFPIYEDRNGTHIMSSDDICILEDLHVLMEAGVDSFKIEGLLKPTSYNVAAVKAYRKAIDAYAADPAGYAFQEEWLDEVRELQDPERELTFGFFYKEQVF is encoded by the coding sequence ATGAAGAGCAAACCGGAGCTGCTGGCGACGGCTGCTTCTCTTGCGGAAGCGGCCGCGCTGCTGGATGCCGGAGCCGACGCGCTGCTGATCGGCGACGACCGGTTCGGCATGCGGCTGGCGGGACATTTCAGTCTGGAAGATACGGCGGCAGCGGTTGAGCTGGCCCATGCACGCGGCTGTAAAATATATTCCGGACTCGGAGGGCTGATGCCGAACCGGCTGCTGGACGAGCTTCCGGCCTATATCAAGGCCATTGCCGAAATCGGCGTGGATGCCGCAGAGTTCGGCGATCCGGCCGTGCTGGCCGCGGTAAGGCACGAGGCGCCCGGCTTCAAGCTGCACTGGAACGCAGAGATGACGTCGACCAATTTCGCGACGTCTAACTACTGGGGACGCAAAGGCGCTTCCCGCGTCGTGCTGGCCCGGGAGCTGAACATGGACGAAATCACGGAAATGGTGCCGAAGCTTGAGGTAGAGGCCCAGGTTCAGGTCCACGGCATGACCAATATTTATCACTCCAAGCGGAAGCTTGTGGAGAGCTATATGGCTCATCAGGGGCGGCCGATCACCGGCGGAAGCCTTGGAAAGGAACGCGGCCTGTTCCTGATCGAGGCCGAACGGCCTGACGAGAAATTCCCGATTTACGAGGATCGCAACGGCACCCATATTATGAGCTCGGACGATATTTGCATTTTGGAAGATTTACATGTGCTGATGGAAGCCGGAGTAGACAGCTTCAAAATTGAAGGGCTGCTGAAGCCAACGTCTTACAACGTGGCGGCGGTCAAGGCTTACCGCAAGGCGATCGACGCCTATGCGGCCGATCCGGCAGGCTACGCCTTCCAGGAGGAGTGGCTGGACGAAGTCCGGGAGCTTCAGGACCCGGAGCGGGAGCTGACCTTCGGCTTCTTTTACAAGGAGCAGGTTTTTTAA